DNA sequence from the Streptomyces sp. HUAS 15-9 genome:
TTTACGACTGATGGTCTGATTCTGGTTCAGATAGACGTTCTTGACGTACTGCTGGGTAATGGTGGAGCCACCCTGGGTGTCCCCTTCGCCGACCGTTCTCCACAGCGCGCGGGTGATGCCCTTGAAGGAGATTCCGGGGTCGGAGTAGAAGCTCTCGTTCTCCGCCGCCAGCACCGCCCAGCGCACGTCCTCGGGTATGTCCTTCAGTGGCATCGCCTGCCGCTGCACCCAGCCGGTGCGGGCCATCGGCGTCCCGTCGGACCAGAAGTACACGTTGTCCTGCTGGGTGGCGTACGTGTTCAGGTTGGTCGGTATGTCCGTGGCGGCGTAGGCGACGACCAGGAACAGGCCGACCAGACCGAAGGACGACAGCCAGGCCCCGAGCCACTGGCGCCAGGAGGGCACCCAGCGGCGCCAGCCGCTGCGGCCGGGGCGGGGATAGAGGGGTTTGAGGCGGCGGGCGTACGGGGCGAGCGGCGCGAGCTTGGGGCCCGCGACGGCACACAGGCCGGTGAGCGCGGCCATCAGGCGGCCGCGGGGACTGGGGCGGGCGCTGCGGCGGCGGTCGGCGCGGCCGCCCGAGGCGGCGGTCGGCGGGGGAGGCGGCACGCGGAGTTGCATGGTCTCGTCGGCGCGCAGGGCGGCGACGTTCAGATGAAGGGTCTCGTCCGCGCGCAGGGTCTCGTCCGCGCGCAGGGCGTCGACCTTCAGATGAAGCGTCTCGTCCGCGTCGGGCGGCGCACCGGCTTCGGGCCGGGCGTGGTCCTCGCCCTCCGGGTCGTCCGTCCGCTGTGATGCGTCGGTCACGACTGCGTCTCCCCTCGCACTCGGTCTTGCTCGCGTGGGTTGAGACTCAGCGGGTGGCACAGCCGCGGTGGGCGCGGCATCACGAGCCCCCCTGTTCCCCCCGGTCTTACGGCTCCTCGCGGCCTGCCTAAATTATCAGCGATCTTTTCAAAATCTCCGCACAAGTATCGGACACAGTCGAACACTCACGAAATTCTGAGGTGTAGTGATTACTGTCACGCCCGTTAACCTGTGCTTATGCCTCGCTACGAGTACCGCTGCCGAACCTGCGGCGACACATTCGAACTGAGCCGTCCCATGGCACAGTCCTCCGACCCCGCCGCCTGTCCCGCCGGCCACGACGACACGGTCAAGCTGCTGTCGACGGTAGCCGTCGCGGGTTCGGCCTCCGCACCCGCCCCCGCGCCCCGTGCGGGCGGCGGAGGAGGCGGCTGCTGCGGCGGGGGCTGCTGCGGCTGAGTCTCCCGGGAAGGCCGCCGCCGACGCCCCCGGGAGGCAGCCTAGGACGGCCGCCGCACCGTCCGCAGGAACTCCCGCAGGATCCGCTCCCCCCCGCCAGCACGCCCCGCTCGGGCAGCGCGCTGATCGCCGGTGCCGTCCAGTCGGCGTCGGCCAGCTCGCCGTGCCCCGGGCGCCAGCCCCGGTCGGCCGCGAGCAGCAGGTCGGCGTCGAGCAGCGAGTCGCCGGCCGCCAGGGTGAGGTCGGCGCCGGTACGGCGGGCGACCTCACGGACCGCCGCGCTCTTGGTGAGCGGCTTCGGCACGGCGTAGACCTTGCGGCCCTGCAGGGAGACCGTCCAGCCCCGGTTCTCCGCCCAGACCGCGAGCTCCTTCACCCACTCCTCGGGCAGCAGCTCGCGCTCGACCACCAGATAGGCGAAGAGGTCCTCGGCGATCCGGTGCTTGCGCACCCAGGCGGGGTCGGCGGTCTCGGCCAGATGCGTGCGCACCTCCTCCAGCGGCGCACACTCCTCGGCCAGCCGGTCCAGCACCCGTGCGTGCCAGTCGGGGTCCGAGACGCCGTCCACCAGCAGATGGCCGCCGTTGGCACAGATCGCGTACTTCGGCGCCGGGCCCGGCAGGTTGATGCGCTGGTACTGCTTGCGGGTCCGGGTGGTCGTCGGCATGAACACCGCAGCGTCGCCGAGG
Encoded proteins:
- a CDS encoding FmdB family zinc ribbon protein — protein: MPRYEYRCRTCGDTFELSRPMAQSSDPAACPAGHDDTVKLLSTVAVAGSASAPAPAPRAGGGGGGCCGGGCCG